The genomic window CGAACCGATGAAGCTCACCAGCAAGGAGAACCCATGAGCGACTGGCGCTCCACCGAAGACCTCGCCGCGGCCTTGACGTTCGGCGTCTCTGGCTGTGACGCAGCCGCGAACGAGGCGCGGGCGGCGCAGGCCGCCGAAGTCCTGGCCGCGCACTCGGCGGCCGTAGACCGGGCGTACCTCGACGCCGCCGGATCGACCGTCGATCCGTGGTGGCCCGAGCCGTTCGGCGCCCGGATCGTCGTTGAGGCACGGGGCGACCTCGACGCGGCCACCAGCTCTCCCGAGTTCGAAGCGGAGGTGCAAAAGGGGATGAACCTGCACGCCCGCGACGTGCTCGTCAACGACGAGGACGGGTGTCGTTACGAGGCATTCACCGCCGCGGCCGAGGAGCTTGAGCAAGTCGTGCCGGCGTGCACGCGGATCCGTGATGCTCTCCGCACGGCTCGCCACGTGAGCGCCTACATCACACCGAAGGGAGCCCCATGTTGACCTCCACCCTGCACCCGCTCGCGATCCTCGGAGCTCTACCGAACCTGGCCGCCGCCTCGGCGGACGCCGCGGAGCGGTACTACACCGACTGGACCACGGTGTGGCCGTGGACGATCGCGCTGGTGTGGTGCGCCGCCTGGGCGGCCGCCTACGTCGGCGTGCTCCGCTTCGCCATCCGCATGCGCGGAGATGGGGTACTCACGGGGATCGTGTCCCTCGTGCCCGCCGGCTTCTGGATAGCGACGCTCGGCGCGATCGCGTCGCACATCCCCTCCGAGCTGGCCGTCTTCTGGATCTACCTCGGGGGCATCGTCATCCTCGGGGTCACGTTCCTACTCAGCGAGGTCGGCGGGAAGTGGGGCGCAGGCGGCGCCGCTGTGCTCCTCGTGGTGCAGGGCGTGAGCGAGATGATCCGCCGGCTCTCTGCCGAGGCTCACATGCCCGAGGGGACGTTCCTCGGAGTCGCTGCCGGGGCCGTCATCGTCGTCGCCATTCTCGCTGCCGCGAGCAGGCGATGACGCCCCGCAGTCGGCGCCTGTTCGTCGTCGCCGCCGTGCTCCTGAGCGCGTGCGGCGTCGTCGGCGGTTGGTACGGCACCGGGCTGGGCTTCACGCAGGAGTCGGCCGACGTCGCGACCGCGGCCACCGCTGAGCGGGCCGACGTCGCGGCCGCGAGCGGCGCCGTGGGCGACGTCCTCGCTCGGGCCGGCCTCGTGCGCGGCGGCGTGGTCGACGCGGCCGCGGTGCGGGCGCTCGTGGACAAGCTGCCGGCGGACACGCACGCGAGGACGCCTGCCTACGACCGGGCGGCCTACGGGCCGTCCTGGGCCGACACCGACCACAACGGGTGCGATCAGCGGAACGACGTCCTGGCCCGCGACCTCACGGCGGTCACGTTCACGAAGGCGGATCCCAGCTGCACCGTGGCCACGGGACATCTGGCCGACGCCTACACGGGCCGCAGCATCGGCTTCACCCGCGGGAAGGCCACGAGCGCGGCCGTGCAGATCGACCACCTCGTGCCGCTCGGGTGGGCCTGGCGGCACGGCGCCGCCGCGTGGAGCGGTGAGCGCCGCGAGCAGCTCGCGACCGACTTCAACAACCTTCAGGCCGTCGACGGGCCGACGAACGAGGCGAAGTCGGACCAGGGGCCGGCGACGTGGCTTCCGCCGGCCGCTGGCTATGACTGCCTGTATGTCACACGGTTCGCGTACGTGCTGAGCGCGTACGAGCTCACGATCGACGACGCCGACCGGGCCGCGATCGACCACACCCTCAACACCTGCCCGTGACCCTCTGGAAGGAACTGCCTCGTGATGAATGTCGCCGGTGAGCGGGATCCGCAGACGCTCCGTCAGTACCTCCGCGATCCGCGCGAGAGCGTGCGCGCCGCGGCGATCCTCAATCCCAGGACGCCGCACGACGCTGTGCGCGCGCTGCTGTCGGGCAAGCCGGGCCGGGCGGTCCGGGCGGCGCTCGTCCTGCACCCCGTGCTGACCGACGCAGAGCGTGCCTCGCTGCTCCGCAGCGAGGACAGGGAGACGCGCAGCGTGAGGATCGCGATTCTCGCCGCGATGGCCCGGTTCTCCCGGTCGTCCGCCGAGCTCGCGGAGCTCGCCAAGCACCCCGCCGCGCCCGTCCTCCGCCGCGTGGCGTCGAATCGCCACACCAGCCGCGAGACCCGGGCCGACCTGTGCCACTGGTCCTCGCCGGCTCGTATCCGCGCGCGCCTGCCGAGGCTGTTCCCGTCGACGGGACGCCCCGCGGATCCCGTCCGCCTAGGGATCCTCGGGCAGGTCGTCGAGCACGACCGGGCCGAGAACCGCGCCCGTGCTCATCCCCGCCGGCCGATTGCGCACCTCGACCGCGCGCTCTAGCTGTACTGAGTCATGACGTTGGTGACACTCGGGCCGCGGGCGTCAGCCCGTGGCTCGAGTGGATTCGTTCAGTGTTGTAGTGCTGGATCCACGGATCAAGGGCGTCGGTTCTGGCTTGGTTGCTGGTGAAGGGTTGCCGGTAGGCCCACTCGGTCGCGAGGGTGCGGTTGAAGCGTTCGACCTTGCCGTTCTGCCAGGGGCAGTGCGGGCGGATGAACTTCTGCCTCGCACCGAGCTGCGTGACCGCGTTCTGGAACGCGGCCGAGTGCCGGTAGGCGAACGCGTTGTCCGTCAGGACCCGTTCGATGCGGGTGATGCCGTGCTCGGCGAAGTACGCCGCGGCCCGGGTCAGGAACCCTGCCGCGGTCACGCCCTTCTCGTCCGGGTGGATCTCCGCGTAGGCGAGGCGGGTGTGGTCATCGACCACGGCGTGGACGTAATCGAACCCGATCCCACGACCACGAACCTGTTCGCTGCGGCCATGCGCCCGCCAGCCGCCGCCGTCCGGGATCCGGCCGAGCTTCTTCACGTCGACGTGGATCAGGTCGCCGGGATGCTCATGCTCGTACCGGTTTGCCGTCGACCGGGATGCCCGGATCACGGCCCCGGTGACGGGGTCCAACCATGCCAACGGCGGTGCCCCGTGCCGCCGCAGGATGCGGGAGATCGTGCGGGCTGGAACACCGGTCACCGGCGCCAACCGGGCAGGACCTGATCGCAATCGGGTCCTCGCTTCCACGACGGCTCGTTCTCGTTCCGGGCTCGTCCTCGTCGGCACCCGTCTCGGCCTCGAGGACCGGTCCGACAAGCCTTCGAAGCCCTCGGACCGGAACCGATTCACCCACCGATGCGCGCACTGACGCGACACACCGAGTTCGCGCGCGACATGCGAGACCGGCCGACGATCCTCGACCACCCGCCGCACGAGGAGAACCCTCCCGTGAACCGTCAGACGAGCATTAGCGTGGGACATCGAGGCCTCCTGGCAGTGGCAGAACTAGACAGCTCCATCAAGCCAGGAGGCCTCCTCACACGCCCCGAAGTGTCACCAACGTCATGGCCGGGTACACCTAGGCCGCTCCATGCTCGACGTCCTCAGCACCGTGAAGATGCTGCGCGAACGGGGCGTGCAGATCCGCTCCATCTCCGACGGCATCGACCCGGCGACCACCTCGGGCCGGCTGATGCTGGGCATGCTCGCGAGCCTGGCCGAGTACGAGCGCGAGCTCATCGTCGAGCGCGTCAACGCCGGCATCGCCGTCGCGCGCGACAACGGGACCCGCTTCGGCCGGCCCCTGTCGGATCCGATTGTCATCGCCGACAAGCTCCAGATCGCGACCGACGCGCGCGCCCGCGGCCGGACCGCAGAGGACGCGGCGAAGCTCGTCGGGTGGAGCCGGGCGACGCTGTACCGGCACCAGTCGAACGCCACGCGCGAGAGCGCCGCGATGTAGGTCATGGCGTGGACGGGCTCGAGCGGTGGCGCGTTCTTCGGCTGCATGTCGAAGACCAGATCCCGCTCGCAGCTCTTGCCCGCACCACCGGGATCAGCGCCCGGACCCTGCAACGCTGGCACCAGCTCTACTGCGCCGGCGGTATCTCCGCCCTCGACCCGCACGTGCGGATCGACGCGGGGCTACGGCGAACAGCTGCAGCGACGGTCGCGTTCATCGAGCGCCTGGCGCTGACCAAGCCCCGGCCGAGCATCGCGACCCTGCACCGGCTCGCCGCCGCGGACGCAGAACGCCGGGGCGATCCTGCCCCGAGCTACACCACGGCCCGTGACATCGTTCAGGCGCTCGACCCCGCGCTGGTGACGCTGGCCCTGGAGGGGCCGACGTCGTATCGGGATCGGCACGAGCTCGTGTACCGGCGCCGGGCGGAGCGCCCGAACCAGACGTGGCAGGCCGACCACACCGAGCTCGACCTCGTCATCGTCGGCGCCGGCGGGAAGCCCGACCGACCCTGGCTGACCGTAGTCATGGACGACTACTCCCGCGCGATCTGCGGGTACACCGTCTTCACCGGCGCCCCGTCGGCGATGAACACCGCACTCGCGCTCCGGCAAGCGATCTGGCGCAAGCCCGACCGCAGTTGGGCGATGTGCGGGATCCCCGACATCCTCCACGTCGACCACGGCACCGACTTCACCAGCCGACACCTCGAGCACACGGCCGCGGAGCTGCGAATCCGGATCATTCACTCCACCGTCGGCCGCCCCCAGGGCCGCGGGAAGATCGAGCGGTTTTTCGGCACCATCACCACCGAACTGCTCCCACTACTACCCGGACACCTCGGCCCTGGGAACCGACGCCCAGATCCAGTGCTCGACCTCGCCGGCCTCGACACGGCCATCGGAACCTTCATCGCCACCTACAACGACCGCCCGCACAAGGAGCTCGGGACCACACCGCGAACAGCCTGGGTCGGTGACGGCTGGCTGCCTCGGATGCCGGAGAGTCTCGTGGAGCTCGACGGGCTCTTGCTGACTGTGCCGAAGAGCCGCACCGTGCAGCGCGACGGGATCCACTTCCAGGGCCAGCGGTACCTCGCCTCCACGCTTGCCCCGGTCGCTGGCCGGACCGTGACCATCCGGTACGACCCGCGTGACATCTCCGAGATCCGCGTCTACGACCACAACACCTTCATCTGCGTCGCCGTCGACGAAGCCCCCCGAACCTGCGCATGAGCCTCCGCGACGTCGAGACCGCACGCCGCGCCCGCCGCCGCCAGCTGCGCCGAGACCTCAACGACCGCATCCCCACCACAGTCAGCCGCACCGAGCTGCCCACGACACCGCTACCACCGCGACGGCCGCGGCTACGCACCTATGAAGAGGACGGATGATGCCCGACACGTTCATCACCACAAAGGAGCACCGGCGGTTCGTCGAGTTCGCGAACGCCGTCCGGAAGGAGCAGACCATCGGGATCTGCCACGGCGACGCCGGCGTCGGGAAGACCAACTCCGCCCGCCGCTACGCGCACAGGGACACGCTCGAGCCCTACGTCCAGGAGTGGGGACGCCGCGGCGCGGACGACCCCAAGCTCGATGCCGCCGCCAACCGCTCGCGCGCCGTGTTCTACACGCCCGACGTCCTGCCCCGGCCGAAGGACCTCATGCGCGAGCTCGACCGCTGGACCGTCGACCTCGGCATCAGGATCGAGGATCACCAGCGCACGATCGGGAAGATCACCGGCACCGGCGGCGACGCCCGCCGGTGGGTCGAGCTGTTGATCATCGACGAAGCGGAACGACTCACGCCCACCGCGCTCGAGCTCCTACGCGATCGGCACGACCGCGAGCACCTCGCGATCATCCTCATCCGCATGCCCGGCATCGACCAGCGATTCCGCCACTACCCCCAGCTCTACAGCCGCCTCGGCTTCGCCCACCGCTACCGCGCCCTCGGCCACGACGAGCTCTTCTTCGTCCTCGACCGCCACTGGAAGCGCCTCGGCCACACGCTCAACCCTGACGACTTCACCGACGCACAAGCCATCTCCGCGATCCAACGCATCACCCGCGGCAACTTCCGACTCCTCGAACGACTCTTCCCGCAGATCCAACGCGTCCTCAAGATCAACCAGCTCGAGACCATCACCGACGACGTCATCGAAGCCGCCGCCAGCATCCTCGTCACCGGATGACGACATCAGGCGGCAACAGGACTGCGCCATCGAGCGGCGCTGCCCACAGCGGAACCATGCGTCTCAGGTAAGTGGTCCGGCGACTGTTCCGGTGAGGGTGCCTCACCTGAGACACTGGATGCATGGCTGGACAGCTCATCGGGTACGCCCGCGTCTCGACCGACGAACAGGACGTCACCGCGCAGCGGGACGCCCTGACCGCGCTCGGCATCACCCCGGATCGGATCTACGTCGACCACGGCCTCACCGGCACGAACCGGAACCGCCCCGCCCTCGGGAAGGCGCTCGAGGCGTGCTGTCCCGGCGACACGTTCGTGGTCACGAAGCTCGACCGCCTCGCGCGGTCGATCAGCGATGCCCGCACCATCGCCGACGAGCTCGCGGCCAAGGGCGTAGCGCTCAGCATCGGCGGATCCGTGCACGACCCCACCGACCCGACCGGGCGCCTCCTGTTCAACATGCTCGCGATGTTCGCCGAGTTCGAATCCGACCTCATCCGCGCGCGCACCCGCGAGCATTGAGGATGTGGTCGATCGCAGTGCAATCGACCACATCGACCATGAGCTCGTACGTGCTCAGCACGTAAGCAAACCGAGTGACATACAGGCAGTCATAGCCAAGGCTGGTGACATCCACGTCGTCGGCACCTATTGCAATTACGCATCATTCGTGGGCCATCGACAACCTGGAGAAAGTCGGCTTTGCCAACATCAGTCGACGTCTTCGTCTGGGGGATGCGTGGCATTACGGCCCCGTGTGAAGCCGTCGCGGTAGCCAGCCTTGTAGCCCGCCTTCTTCGCATGACGCTCACGCCAGGCGAAACCGTCGACAAGCAGCTCGTGCTCACGAGACTTCGCGTTACGTCTGAGTCGCTGCGCGACCGCGATCGCGTACCCGGCGATGAGCGCCCCGCTCACGATAACCGAGGCGCTGACCATAGGTTCGTCGGTCGCGGAATTGCACGTGGCACAGATCGTGTCAGATACCAGTTTGGAGGACAAAGCGAGCGCGGCGGCGTAGGAAAGACCCGGGATGAGAATGTCTTCCCACTTGATGAGCCGTTTCGCGTGTGGCAATATTCCCATTTCGAGATCTCGTAGGCGGGAGCGGTGACGCTCCCGCATGCCGAGAATGCCGTAGAGGACCGGATTTAGCAGGCCAACGGTCGCGCCCACCAGCAGCACAAGGTTGGCGGCTTGCGGGGCACCGGCGAGGCGGAAAGCGACGTAGGGCGCGAGTACCAGGCTGGTGATGAAACCCAAGGATTGCCCGATGAGTTGTCTGGGCGTATAGATTGCTTGGCGTTGGCTGCGAACGAGGGTGATCGCGCCAAGAGGGCCAACGATGCCGACCATGGCGAAGATGAAGAGCTGCTGTCCGCTCACAGCATCACCTAGCCTCTGCATGACGAGGGATGTCGCTGCGAGGGGCAACTCACGGACCTCTCTCTAGAGGACCGCCCAGTCGATGACGTCGCTCGGACGGAAGTTGCATGCATTGCGATCAGGGCTCAGCGCACCGGGTAAAAGCGGGAGGATGTGGGCTGGTTCTCTCCGGGCGCCATGCGAAGGCCTGGGAGCACGACCGTGCGACCGAACTGGTCAGTCACCTTCACGGTCATTGGGCCGTCCTGAATCGGAGACGGCGTGACCCAGTACCCATAGTCGGTGCGGCTGAGGCGCACCCACTGTCCGCCGGCCTGGATTTCGACGCGGTCAATGCGGTTGCCAGCGTTTAAAATCTGTAGACCCGCCCACCAGCGTGACGAGCCCTCCTTAACGCGGATGGCGACAGCGGGCACGGCCGGATCCTGGACGGTGACGTAGCTGATCGGGATGATGCCGGCATCGAAGTCGCCGATAGCACGGAATGCTTCCTCGCTCAGGTCGAGATGCCCGATCTCGCACTCGTGGCACTGGTCGACGACCTGAACGCGGACGGTGCCCTTTGGGCCCGTGACGTCGAGGAAGGTGCCGCACGCGGCAGCCCCGCTGTACTCGGGGCTGCTGAGCGCAACGTACATTCGGTCTGCAGGGACAGCCGGCATGGAGCAGTTGCCGTTCGCGATCGTGTTGCCCTGGCCCAGCGAGTAGTGCGTGGCACGGCCGTGCGTCGTGGGCCGAGCAGGCGGTGTGGGGTGGGCAGGCGGCGCCGCGGCCGCCGTAGCGGTGAGTCGTGGTGAAGAGGGAGCCGGGCCACCCGACGCCTGCAGGCCGACGTGAACGGTCTGGCCGGCGGCGAGCTTGCTCGCCCAGTCCGTGCCGATGCAGGTTACGGTGCCGGAGGCGACGCTGCAGCGCATGCCCCAACTGGTGGCGATGGAGGTGGTTCCGGGGCTGGCCCATGAGACGGTCCATCCCGTGACAGCGGCTGTCGCGGTGACGTCGATGTTGGCTACGTAGCCCGATGCCCACGATCCGCCAGGCTGCCATTTCGCCGATACAGTGCCCGGCTTCGCCGGGCCAGGCTGTGGCGCTGGCTGAGACCCGGATCCGCCGGATCCTGGACCCGCCCCAGGCGACGGGTGCAGGATCGGCGCCAGTGTGTCGAGCTTCGTCTGCTCCGGGGTCACCCAGTCGGACTTCACGATGCCGCCGGTGTCTCCGCTGTCCGGGTTGAAGGCCCAGAACGACGAGCTGATCCCCGTGCTCGACAGATATCCGACGAGGGTGTTGAGCCACTGCTTGTCGCTCGTGGTCTCGAGCTTCGTACCGAATTCGCCCACCAACACGGGCGCGATGTCCTTCTTCGCCAGGTATCCCCAGTGGGCGTCCCAAATACCCGGCAGGTTCGCCGGATAGTTTGATGCGGAAAACCATGACTGGCCGTAAATGGTCGATGGGTAGTCGTGCGGGGAGTAGACGACGCGATTCGCGACGGAAAGTCGGACAGGTGCATTGCCTGCCAACCCGAGCGCACCGCCCCACCAGGTGCCGGATCCGTCGGCCTCGTGGTCGATGCCCTCCACGAGCACGAGGAGGTTCGGGTTCTCGGCGAGGACCGCATTCCCACCACGCTCGGCCGCTGCCCGCCAGTCAGTGGTGGCCGCCCCGGTACCCCAGGTGGCCGCGCCGTGCGGTTCGTTGTGCAGGTCTACACCTATGACGGTGGGTTCGGCTGCGTAGCGCTTTGCGAGCATTTTCCAGTCGGAGATCCAACGCGACTCCGGGTACTGCGATGTGTACCAGAGCTCAGACTGGCCGCCCGAGTCCGGCCGGTGCTGGTCGAGGATCACATTGAGCCCTGCCGTCTTCGCGGAGGCGACGACGTGGTCCATGACCTGGAGTGCTGTGAGACCGGCGAGTGATGGGTCCGCACTGACACCCGTGACGCTGGATGCGGCGAGGCACTGGTTCGAGTAGGGCAGCCGCACGGTCGTGAAGCCCATCTGCTTGATGTGCTGCATGCCGCTCGCGAGGGTGATGGTGTCGAGGCCGTGCGGCGCACACGAGGAGGTCTCCATGCCGAACCAGGCGATGCCGCGGATCGTGTACGGGGTGCCGGAGGAGGTGACGATCTTCCCACCCGAGGTGTGCAGCCAGCCGGGCGGCGAGGACGCCGCACCCGGGCCCGCCGAGGCGGCAGGAGCAACAGGCCGAGCGGATGCGGCGGACGTAGCGCCGATCGCGAGCGCCATGGAGACGATGAGCCCGAGCACTATAGATGCGAGGCCTTGGCGAGATGTCATCCCGGAAGAGTAGTGAACATGATTAGATGCACTATTGACTTTATCCACAATTTTGTTGCGCACCCCTACACTCTCCCCCTACCTGATAATGATTATCGATACCGATGGTTTCCTCGCTCGCATAATATTTTATAGAACATGGTCATTTCGTACCACCGGGATATATTGCGCCGCCCCCGACGTGATTGTCATTGCGGTCGACAATCATATTCGCCAATCAGCACAACCCGGACGAACCGACGCACCACCCTCTCAAAGCCCTAAAACCCATGCCTCCACCAACACCTCGGCAGGAACACCGCCGCACGCTCGCACACGGCTTCCACCGCTCATGTCGAGGCTCGTCCGTACGCCCGTCAACGAGCGCGGCCGGACGCTCCCACTCGATCGAATCGACGAAGGAGAGCACCCGGTGAGCAAGGTTAAAAGCAAGCTCGCTGGCGTCGACAGCCTCGTGCGCGATGTTGGCGCGCACCCGTGGGCGCACCTCGAGGCCGGCTACTGGCGGATCCAGGTTTGGGACGGGCCCGTGCTCGGGTACGTGATGCGGCACCGGGCGGAGCTCGGGGACCCGTTCACGTTCGAGGTCTATGCCGACGCCCGCAACGAGCTCGGGCAGCGGATCTGGCTCCGGCGTGAGGACTCGCTGAACTCGGCGGCCGCGTGGATGATCCAGAACAGCGATCGCCTCATCGCGTTCGCGGCCCGGCACGCAGCCGCGGCGCCGGCGGGTGCCGACGACGCGGCCGCGACCAGCTAGGTGTACCCGGCCATGACGTTGGTGACACTTCGGGGCGTGTGAGGAGGCCTCCTGGCTTGATGGAGCTGTCTAGTTCTGCCACTGCCAGGAGGCCTCGATGTCCCACGCTAATGCTCGTCTGACGGTTCACGGGAGGGTTCTCCTCGTGCGGCGGGTGGTCGAGGATCGTCGGCCGGTCTCGCATGTCGCGCGCGAACTCGGTGTGTCGCGTCAGTGCGCGCATCGGTGGGTGAATCGGTTCCGGTCCGAGGGCTTCGAAGGCTTGTCGGACCGGTCCTCGAGGCCGAGACGGGTGCCGACGAGGACGAGCCCGGAACGAGAACGAGCCGTCGTGGAAGCGAGGACCCGATTGCGATCAGGTCCTGCCCGGTTGGCGCCGGTGACCGGTGTTCCAGCCCGCACGATCTCCCGCATCCTGCGGCGGCACGGGGCACCGCCGTTGGCATGGTTGGACCCCGTCACCGGGGCCGTGATCCGGGCATCCCGGTCGACGGCAAACCGGTACGAGCATGAGCATCCCGGCGACCTGATCCACGTCGACGTGAAGAAGCTCGGCCGGATCCCGGACGGCGGCGGCTGGCGGGCGCATGGCCGCAGCGAACAGGTTCGTGGTCGTGGGATCGGGTTCGATTACGTCCACGCCGTGGTCGATGACCACACCCGCCTCGCCTACGCGGAGATCCACCCGGACGAGAAGGGCGTGACCGCGGCAGGGTTCCTGACCCGGGCCGCGGCGTACTTCGCCGAGCACGGCATCACCCGCATCGAACGGGTCCTGACGGACAACGCGTTCGCCTACCGGCACTCGGCCGCGTTCCAGAACGCGGTCACGCAGCTCGGTGCGAGGCAGAAGTTCATCCGCCCGCACT from Clavibacter michiganensis subsp. insidiosus includes these protein-coding regions:
- a CDS encoding HNH endonuclease family protein, whose translation is MTPRSRRLFVVAAVLLSACGVVGGWYGTGLGFTQESADVATAATAERADVAAASGAVGDVLARAGLVRGGVVDAAAVRALVDKLPADTHARTPAYDRAAYGPSWADTDHNGCDQRNDVLARDLTAVTFTKADPSCTVATGHLADAYTGRSIGFTRGKATSAAVQIDHLVPLGWAWRHGAAAWSGERREQLATDFNNLQAVDGPTNEAKSDQGPATWLPPAAGYDCLYVTRFAYVLSAYELTIDDADRAAIDHTLNTCP
- a CDS encoding IS481-like element IS1122 family transposase; the encoded protein is MSHANARLTVHGRVLLVRRVVEDRRPVSHVARELGVSRQCAHRWVNRFRSEGFEGLSDRSSRPRRVPTRTSPERERAVVEARTRLRSGPARLAPVTGVPARTISRILRRHGAPPLAWLDPVTGAVIRASRSTANRYEHEHPGDLIHVDVKKLGRIPDGGGWRAHGRSEQVRGRGIGFDYVHAVVDDHTRLAYAEIHPDEKGVTAAGFLTRAAAYFAEHGITRIERVLTDNAFAYRHSAAFQNAVTQLGARQKFIRPHCPWQNGKVERFNRTLATEWAYRQPFTSNQARTDALDPWIQHYNTERIHSSHGLTPAARVSPTS
- a CDS encoding expansin EXLX1 family cellulose-binding protein, whose protein sequence is MALAIGATSAASARPVAPAASAGPGAASSPPGWLHTSGGKIVTSSGTPYTIRGIAWFGMETSSCAPHGLDTITLASGMQHIKQMGFTTVRLPYSNQCLAASSVTGVSADPSLAGLTALQVMDHVVASAKTAGLNVILDQHRPDSGGQSELWYTSQYPESRWISDWKMLAKRYAAEPTVIGVDLHNEPHGAATWGTGAATTDWRAAAERGGNAVLAENPNLLVLVEGIDHEADGSGTWWGGALGLAGNAPVRLSVANRVVYSPHDYPSTIYGQSWFSASNYPANLPGIWDAHWGYLAKKDIAPVLVGEFGTKLETTSDKQWLNTLVGYLSSTGISSSFWAFNPDSGDTGGIVKSDWVTPEQTKLDTLAPILHPSPGAGPGSGGSGSQPAPQPGPAKPGTVSAKWQPGGSWASGYVANIDVTATAAVTGWTVSWASPGTTSIATSWGMRCSVASGTVTCIGTDWASKLAAGQTVHVGLQASGGPAPSSPRLTATAAAAPPAHPTPPARPTTHGRATHYSLGQGNTIANGNCSMPAVPADRMYVALSSPEYSGAAACGTFLDVTGPKGTVRVQVVDQCHECEIGHLDLSEEAFRAIGDFDAGIIPISYVTVQDPAVPAVAIRVKEGSSRWWAGLQILNAGNRIDRVEIQAGGQWVRLSRTDYGYWVTPSPIQDGPMTVKVTDQFGRTVVLPGLRMAPGENQPTSSRFYPVR
- a CDS encoding Mu transposase C-terminal domain-containing protein; this encodes MDGLERWRVLRLHVEDQIPLAALARTTGISARTLQRWHQLYCAGGISALDPHVRIDAGLRRTAAATVAFIERLALTKPRPSIATLHRLAAADAERRGDPAPSYTTARDIVQALDPALVTLALEGPTSYRDRHELVYRRRAERPNQTWQADHTELDLVIVGAGGKPDRPWLTVVMDDYSRAICGYTVFTGAPSAMNTALALRQAIWRKPDRSWAMCGIPDILHVDHGTDFTSRHLEHTAAELRIRIIHSTVGRPQGRGKIERFFGTITTELLPLLPGHLGPGNRRPDPVLDLAGLDTAIGTFIATYNDRPHKELGTTPRTAWVGDGWLPRMPESLVELDGLLLTVPKSRTVQRDGIHFQGQRYLASTLAPVAGRTVTIRYDPRDISEIRVYDHNTFICVAVDEAPRTCA
- a CDS encoding AAA family ATPase, translated to MPDTFITTKEHRRFVEFANAVRKEQTIGICHGDAGVGKTNSARRYAHRDTLEPYVQEWGRRGADDPKLDAAANRSRAVFYTPDVLPRPKDLMRELDRWTVDLGIRIEDHQRTIGKITGTGGDARRWVELLIIDEAERLTPTALELLRDRHDREHLAIILIRMPGIDQRFRHYPQLYSRLGFAHRYRALGHDELFFVLDRHWKRLGHTLNPDDFTDAQAISAIQRITRGNFRLLERLFPQIQRVLKINQLETITDDVIEAAASILVTG
- a CDS encoding IS481-like element IS1122 family transposase, whose product is MSHANARLTVHGRVLLVRRVVEDRRPVSHVARELGVSRQCAHRWVNRFRSEGFEGLSDRSSRPRRVPTRTSPERERAVVEARTRLRSGPARLAPVTGVPARTISRILRRHGAPPLAWLDPVTGAVIRASRSTANRYEHEHPGDLIHVDVKKLGRIPDGGGWRAHGRSEQVRGRGIGFDYVHAVVDDHTRLAYAEIHPDEKGVTAAGFLTRAAAYFAEHGITRIERVLTDNAFAYRHSAAFQNAVTQLGARQKFIRPHCPWQNGKVERFNRTLATEWAYRQPFTSNQARTDALDPWIQHYNTERIHSSHGLTPAARVSPT